In Dyadobacter subterraneus, a single genomic region encodes these proteins:
- a CDS encoding SusD/RagB family nutrient-binding outer membrane lipoprotein → MKNINKWLRRSFVVGLVSSTAVVWSGCTGDFEEMNTSKTKLTAAAVGEDELPFLFSRAQQQASYSGGTYQIAQNLFADLYAQYFATTATYFPSDRYVMRFDWLTGHWNPIYTDVVPQLKKVFELADPASAEYSLASIMWVYAFHRVTDYYGPVPYFDAGNGENTVKYDAQNLIYDDFFKRLNTATTALKSKTSEKPYDTFDIMYGGDVTKWIKFANTLRLRLALRISKVDPARAKTEAEAAVAGGVFTDIADDAYMVKNLAGDDHNGLARIAIWNEFRMSASMESVLKGTEDPRIGVYFQPASKTNTFEGVRNGLTAAELGIDANSNDNNSNVGAHWVTGSGANWDSQLTVHQDIMHASEAYFLRAEGALNGWNMGGGTAKSYYELGITTSLSQWNITGAAATAFINSTKTPVAPADQQNSPAISNIAVKWDDGSSELVKREQIGTQKWLAIYPDGIEAWAEFRRTRFPKLYNVVNSDNADVPKSTFIRRIPFIDAEKASNGAAVQAAVTLLGGPDKASTPLWWDKN, encoded by the coding sequence ATGAAAAATATAAATAAATGGCTTCGCAGATCTTTTGTGGTAGGTTTAGTTTCAAGCACCGCGGTGGTTTGGAGCGGCTGTACCGGAGATTTTGAAGAAATGAATACCAGTAAAACCAAGCTTACTGCCGCGGCCGTAGGAGAAGACGAGCTTCCGTTCTTGTTTTCAAGAGCTCAGCAGCAGGCTTCCTATTCTGGTGGTACGTATCAAATTGCACAAAATCTTTTTGCAGATTTATATGCACAATATTTTGCTACAACAGCTACATATTTCCCGTCGGACCGCTACGTAATGCGTTTCGACTGGCTGACTGGTCACTGGAATCCGATTTACACAGACGTTGTGCCGCAGTTGAAAAAAGTATTCGAACTTGCGGACCCGGCTTCTGCGGAATATTCTCTGGCCAGTATCATGTGGGTTTATGCATTTCACCGCGTAACGGATTATTATGGTCCGGTTCCTTATTTCGATGCGGGTAATGGAGAAAACACAGTTAAATATGATGCGCAAAATTTAATCTATGACGATTTTTTCAAACGTCTTAATACTGCAACAACCGCTTTGAAATCAAAAACATCGGAGAAACCTTACGATACCTTTGATATCATGTACGGTGGTGACGTCACCAAATGGATCAAATTTGCCAATACTTTAAGATTGCGTTTGGCACTTCGTATTTCCAAAGTAGATCCTGCCCGTGCCAAAACAGAAGCGGAAGCAGCTGTTGCCGGTGGTGTGTTTACGGATATCGCTGACGATGCTTATATGGTGAAAAACCTTGCTGGTGATGACCACAATGGTTTGGCAAGAATCGCGATCTGGAATGAATTCCGTATGAGTGCATCCATGGAATCAGTTTTGAAAGGAACTGAGGATCCCCGAATTGGTGTGTACTTTCAGCCAGCATCCAAAACCAATACTTTTGAAGGTGTTAGAAATGGTTTGACTGCTGCGGAACTTGGTATCGATGCCAACAGCAATGATAATAATTCCAACGTTGGTGCTCATTGGGTTACAGGTTCAGGTGCAAACTGGGATAGTCAGTTAACTGTTCATCAGGATATCATGCATGCTTCGGAAGCTTATTTCCTTCGTGCAGAAGGTGCTTTGAATGGCTGGAATATGGGTGGCGGGACTGCAAAATCCTACTACGAGCTGGGTATCACAACTTCATTATCTCAGTGGAATATTACAGGAGCAGCGGCAACAGCATTTATTAACAGCACCAAAACACCGGTAGCTCCGGCTGATCAGCAAAATTCTCCAGCCATTTCGAATATTGCAGTAAAATGGGATGATGGATCATCGGAGCTTGTTAAGCGCGAGCAAATCGGTACACAGAAATGGCTTGCCATTTATCCTGATGGTATCGAAGCGTGGGCTGAGTTCAGAAGAACACGTTTTCCTAAGTTGTACAATGTCGTAAATTCAGATAATGCGGACGTGCCGAAAAGTACGTTCATCCGCAGAATTCCGTTCATAGATGCAGAAAAAGCAAGTAACGGAGCAGCCGTCCAGGCTGCCGTAACCTTATTGGGTGGTCCCGATAAAGCAAGCACTCCGCTGTGGTGGGATAAAAATTAA
- a CDS encoding outer membrane beta-barrel protein: MNKYLAAFIFTFCLITANTQAQEIKTAESDSLKVVLDSTDKSLPALTDSLPKPKMTKPQSAWSFGLNGGYSYRLPNAGTRSDTPYSKYLRGLKTGFSIGADGHKFFWPRVGLGLKYNFYKSKGEYDADFSDDISIQFVGPSFIYQSPFENGKTSVLAGFAMGYQSYKNSARAYGEDFTLRGSATGWAMSLGLEQKLSEHFALNLTGACYLGTSYKFRKQMAGHTETIKLTRENFEDLSRIEITLGLKFLH; this comes from the coding sequence ATGAATAAATATTTAGCTGCTTTCATCTTTACTTTTTGTCTGATAACCGCTAATACACAAGCGCAGGAAATTAAAACGGCAGAAAGTGATTCTTTGAAAGTTGTCCTGGATTCCACTGATAAATCATTACCTGCTCTAACTGATTCTTTACCAAAACCGAAAATGACAAAACCCCAATCTGCTTGGAGTTTTGGATTAAATGGCGGTTATAGTTATCGTTTGCCCAATGCAGGAACACGTTCAGATACGCCTTACTCAAAATATCTCAGAGGATTAAAGACTGGTTTCTCAATAGGAGCAGACGGACACAAATTTTTCTGGCCGCGTGTTGGCCTTGGTTTAAAATATAATTTCTACAAAAGCAAAGGCGAGTACGACGCTGATTTCAGCGACGATATTTCCATTCAGTTTGTTGGCCCGTCATTTATATATCAGTCGCCATTTGAAAATGGAAAAACGTCTGTTCTCGCAGGTTTTGCCATGGGATATCAATCTTATAAAAATAGCGCAAGAGCTTACGGTGAAGATTTTACACTTAGAGGAAGTGCTACCGGCTGGGCTATGAGTCTGGGACTGGAACAAAAATTAAGTGAACATTTTGCGCTGAATCTGACAGGCGCCTGCTATTTGGGTACATCCTACAAATTCAGAAAACAAATGGCCGGGCATACAGAGACAATCAAGCTCACAAGAGAAAATTTTGAAGATCTGTCCCGTATTGAAATCACCCTTGGATTGAAATTTCTACATTAA
- a CDS encoding ThuA domain-containing protein: MMLKPRLFLILCAVICCISVSTFASPPKPVKDKKPLVVFVTGDHEYSGEETLPLIAAELEKNYGMRTIVLKAYPDHNAEKNIPGLEALKDADLVVFYLRWRQLPKEQLAHIEAYLKTGKPVMGFRTTTHAFNYPKGDENEKWNAFGEFALNAPPGWGGKAAHTHYGHNSSTDVSVIAAQANNPILTGVSPNFHVRSWLYRVLPDYPTKGSTWLLMGKSVNPDKEAIENPVAWTGTNSFGGKVFMTTMGHPDDFKLEPFQHLIINAIHWELGQKVPKTWKGKIDINVPYREAK, encoded by the coding sequence ATGATGTTAAAACCCCGTTTATTCCTAATCCTTTGTGCAGTTATTTGCTGCATATCCGTTAGCACATTTGCTTCCCCGCCGAAGCCGGTTAAAGACAAAAAACCGCTTGTCGTGTTTGTGACAGGCGATCACGAGTATAGCGGAGAAGAAACCTTGCCTTTGATCGCTGCCGAACTTGAAAAAAATTACGGCATGCGCACGATCGTTTTAAAAGCTTATCCGGATCATAATGCGGAAAAAAATATTCCCGGTCTGGAAGCACTTAAAGACGCTGATCTGGTTGTTTTTTATCTTCGCTGGCGACAACTGCCAAAAGAGCAGCTTGCGCACATAGAAGCTTATTTAAAAACCGGAAAACCGGTGATGGGTTTCCGTACAACCACGCACGCATTTAATTATCCAAAAGGTGATGAAAATGAAAAGTGGAATGCTTTTGGAGAATTTGCTCTGAACGCACCTCCGGGCTGGGGCGGAAAGGCTGCCCATACACATTACGGACATAACAGCAGCACGGATGTTTCCGTGATTGCCGCACAGGCAAATAACCCGATTCTTACCGGCGTTTCTCCAAATTTCCACGTTCGTTCATGGTTATACCGTGTTTTGCCAGATTACCCAACAAAAGGTTCTACCTGGCTTTTGATGGGAAAATCTGTTAATCCGGATAAAGAAGCTATTGAAAATCCGGTAGCCTGGACAGGCACCAATTCTTTCGGCGGAAAAGTTTTCATGACGACCATGGGGCATCCGGACGACTTCAAACTTGAACCATTTCAGCATTTAATAATCAATGCCATTCACTGGGAACTAGGTCAGAAAGTGCCAAAAACCTGGAAAGGCAAAATCGATATCAACGTTCCTTACAGAGAAGCGAAATAG
- a CDS encoding VCBS repeat-containing protein: MKNSRIPILLLIILFSSCQKKDTLFTLLNSGETGIEFNNFIDEDAENNVLEYGYFYNGGGVAAADFNNDGLVDVYFTGNMVANKLYLNKGDFKFEDVSEKSGTALNVGWKTGVSLVDINDDGWIDIYVSRAGAQDANLRRNKLYVNNGKTADGIPVFTERSKEYGLDDDSYTTQAVFFDYDRDGDTDCFLLNHSIQKYAGFTNLIANYREQKNPIYGNKLLRNDNNKFTNVTDSSGIVSNVLSFGLGINVNDFNNDGWPDIYISNDYNENDYLYLNDKNGKFKEVIRDATGHVSLYSMGTDAADLNNDGWTDILTLDMLPEGNERIKLTAGDDNYDKYQQLLRAGFHDQTMRNMLQVNNGVNENGIPVFSEIGQLAGVSNTDWSWSGLMADFDNDGWKDIFVSNGYARDYTNMEFLKYSTDLQANAGKDGKVPSQMEIIAQMPPINGPSYIFQNQKNLTFAKKTTDWGFDEKNQANGAIYADLDNDGDLDLITNNVNQKAFVYKNNAEQKLKNKFLKVKLEAPKYAVMAGARVTLYSDSLTQTQNFMPVRGFQSAQWDGIHFGLGHDTEIDSLQISWADGKTQTLKNVSGNALTLNYSKATLPVSVIIPPKTGIFEKVTMIDFKHSEDPRNDFRVQTLLPAMLSYQGPHIAHKDLNGDGIEDLYIGGARGQAKGIFMSNKSGQWILSPQEVFTQDVAYEDADMEFFDADNDGDADLLVTSAGYELNAVDKLLQSRLYINDKGKWSRAEFPAVALNASTVAISDVDIDGDLDIFLGVRVTPGRFPESAGGSLLINDGKGKFADQTTALAPQLSKVGMVTDASWQDLNKDGFPELIIVSDWMPVRIFSNQKGKLTDASIAWGTAKLNGCWNTIQQADMDGDGDIDFVVGNMGSNWQWNITSPKGLTLYANDYDKLGRIVPVISVTEGEKQFPYASRDELLDQIPSLKKKFPNYVSYSKASLSEILPQEKLDAAQKLFANEWRSGILENKNGTMIFHPLPLEAQFAPIYAISLTDVNNDGRADILLGGNLNHTRVRVGRNDANYVQLFVNKGNLNFDYIPQKTSGLFVKGEVRDLLTLPVGKENILIATVNNSAVLTYKLNGLNPKVKP; this comes from the coding sequence ATGAAAAATAGCCGCATCCCGATTCTTTTACTGATCATTCTTTTTTCTTCCTGTCAAAAAAAAGACACATTATTCACACTACTCAATTCGGGTGAAACCGGAATAGAATTTAATAATTTCATAGACGAAGATGCCGAAAACAATGTTCTCGAATACGGATATTTTTACAATGGCGGAGGCGTGGCAGCAGCAGATTTTAACAATGACGGGCTGGTGGATGTATACTTTACCGGCAATATGGTGGCCAATAAATTATATCTCAACAAAGGAGATTTCAAATTTGAGGATGTTTCAGAAAAATCAGGAACGGCTTTAAATGTTGGCTGGAAAACAGGTGTTTCACTGGTTGATATTAATGATGATGGCTGGATTGACATTTACGTAAGTCGCGCTGGCGCACAGGATGCGAATCTCAGAAGAAATAAATTGTACGTCAATAATGGCAAAACCGCTGACGGAATTCCGGTTTTTACGGAAAGATCAAAAGAGTATGGATTGGATGACGATTCCTACACTACGCAGGCCGTATTTTTTGATTATGACAGAGATGGAGATACAGATTGTTTTTTGTTGAATCACTCGATCCAGAAATATGCCGGTTTCACAAATCTGATCGCGAATTATAGAGAACAGAAAAACCCGATTTATGGGAATAAGTTGTTGAGAAATGATAACAATAAATTCACCAACGTTACGGATTCCTCAGGTATCGTTTCTAATGTTTTGAGTTTTGGATTAGGGATCAATGTCAACGATTTCAACAACGACGGCTGGCCGGATATCTACATTTCCAATGATTATAACGAAAATGATTATCTGTATCTCAACGATAAAAACGGAAAATTTAAAGAAGTCATCCGTGACGCAACAGGCCACGTTTCTCTCTATTCAATGGGAACCGACGCGGCTGATTTAAACAATGATGGCTGGACGGATATTTTGACATTGGATATGCTTCCGGAAGGCAATGAACGTATCAAACTGACAGCCGGAGACGATAATTATGACAAATACCAGCAACTTTTACGCGCCGGTTTTCATGACCAGACTATGCGGAATATGTTGCAGGTCAATAATGGAGTTAACGAAAATGGCATTCCTGTTTTTAGCGAAATTGGTCAGTTGGCTGGTGTTTCAAATACCGATTGGAGTTGGTCTGGTTTAATGGCGGATTTTGATAATGATGGCTGGAAAGACATTTTTGTTTCCAACGGATATGCTCGTGATTATACGAATATGGAGTTCTTGAAATATTCCACGGATCTGCAAGCCAATGCCGGTAAGGACGGGAAAGTGCCAAGCCAAATGGAAATCATTGCACAAATGCCGCCTATTAACGGTCCGAGCTATATTTTCCAGAACCAGAAAAACCTGACTTTTGCTAAGAAAACAACAGACTGGGGTTTTGATGAAAAAAACCAGGCAAACGGAGCTATTTACGCGGATCTGGATAATGATGGGGATCTTGATTTGATTACCAATAACGTTAACCAGAAAGCATTTGTCTACAAAAATAATGCAGAACAAAAGCTCAAAAACAAATTCCTGAAAGTAAAACTGGAAGCTCCAAAATACGCCGTGATGGCCGGAGCGCGTGTTACACTTTACAGCGATTCATTAACCCAGACACAGAATTTCATGCCCGTCCGAGGATTTCAGTCTGCTCAGTGGGACGGGATTCATTTTGGTTTGGGGCATGATACTGAAATTGATTCACTGCAAATTTCCTGGGCCGATGGAAAAACACAGACTCTAAAAAATGTTTCTGGTAATGCTTTAACCTTGAATTACAGCAAAGCCACTTTGCCGGTATCAGTAATTATCCCACCCAAAACGGGAATTTTTGAAAAAGTGACGATGATTGATTTTAAACACAGCGAAGATCCGAGAAATGATTTCCGGGTACAAACTTTGCTTCCCGCAATGCTTTCCTATCAAGGCCCGCATATTGCACATAAGGATTTGAACGGCGATGGCATTGAAGATCTTTACATTGGCGGCGCACGTGGACAAGCCAAAGGAATTTTTATGAGTAATAAATCCGGGCAGTGGATTCTTTCTCCTCAGGAAGTTTTCACACAAGATGTGGCTTATGAAGATGCGGATATGGAATTTTTTGATGCGGATAATGACGGTGATGCAGATTTGTTGGTAACAAGCGCAGGTTATGAATTAAACGCCGTTGATAAACTTTTGCAATCCAGATTGTACATCAATGACAAAGGAAAATGGTCGCGTGCGGAATTTCCAGCCGTGGCTTTGAATGCCTCAACAGTAGCAATTTCCGATGTAGATATAGACGGCGATCTGGATATTTTTCTGGGTGTCAGGGTTACGCCGGGAAGATTTCCGGAAAGTGCGGGTGGTTCACTTTTGATCAATGATGGAAAAGGGAAATTTGCAGACCAAACTACGGCGCTTGCTCCGCAACTTTCAAAAGTCGGGATGGTTACCGACGCTTCCTGGCAGGATTTGAACAAAGATGGATTTCCGGAATTAATCATCGTTTCCGACTGGATGCCGGTCAGGATTTTTTCCAATCAAAAAGGCAAACTTACGGATGCAAGTATTGCCTGGGGAACTGCAAAACTCAACGGTTGCTGGAATACAATTCAGCAAGCAGATATGGATGGTGACGGCGATATCGATTTTGTTGTAGGAAATATGGGAAGCAACTGGCAGTGGAATATCACATCACCAAAAGGCCTGACTTTATATGCAAATGACTATGACAAGCTGGGCCGGATTGTTCCGGTAATCAGTGTTACCGAAGGAGAAAAGCAATTTCCCTATGCCAGTCGTGATGAATTGCTGGACCAGATTCCTTCACTTAAAAAGAAATTTCCAAATTACGTAAGTTATTCCAAAGCCAGTTTGTCAGAAATTTTGCCACAGGAAAAACTGGATGCTGCACAGAAATTATTTGCCAACGAATGGAGAAGCGGAATTCTTGAAAATAAAAATGGGACAATGATTTTTCATCCGTTGCCATTGGAAGCACAGTTCGCGCCGATCTATGCCATTTCTCTGACAGACGTAAATAATGACGGTCGTGCTGATATTTTATTGGGTGGAAATTTGAACCATACCCGTGTAAGAGTGGGCAGAAACGACGCGAATTATGTCCAGCTTTTTGTTAATAAGGGAAACCTGAACTTTGATTATATTCCTCAAAAAACTTCCGGATTGTTTGTAAAAGGGGAAGTTCGGGATCTGCTTACGTTACCTGTTGGCAAGGAAAATATTTTGATTGCCACGGTAAATAATTCCGCCGTTTTGACTTATAAACTGAACGGTTTAAATCCCAAAGTCAAACCATAA
- a CDS encoding SusC/RagA family TonB-linked outer membrane protein — MLKELRPWLLTLLAVALFTVPIFAQDVTVTGTILDENGAGLPGANILLKGTTRGTNSDGEGKFSLSIPSAGGTFIISSVGYLPKELNVSSSTTNVNVGLEPDVRSLNEVVVTALGIERSAKSLTYATQQIAGKQLTDNRDANFVNTLSGKVAGLVVSQGAAGPGSAARVILRGNRSITGNNNALFVVDGVPIDNSLLGQVSSDFGGSNSSDGASNINPDDIESMNVLKGAAASALYGSRAANGVIMITTKKGKAGQISTNINSGVTMESPFLLPKLQNEYGQGSAGVAGTGASSWGPKTTTYPNNISDFFRHGVSTNNSIGISGGTDKIQTYTSYTNNYNQGIVPTNNLMRHTFNMRISSQVTSKLSVDAKITYVNQKIDNKQLTGEASNVMQLYKIPRSVDLDTYRNYEGSDGYPTYWTTSSIYTNPFWNIYKNTGQEKRNRITALGSAKYQLTNWLSVQGRISYDRYDDVVTNRTANNSLGGLPGGSYSDYQNNVLERNLDVLLSGNNKLGKDFLLSYNLGAGQTHREYSQIGGNAGGLTVPNRFDLSFARTLTKIADYSERELQYVFGTASLSYKDFITIDASARNDWSSTLPKPYSYFYSSFSGNVILSEALKMPQWISFAKVRGSWAQVGADTDPYRLNQNYTFYQGGNGGGYISRDNTQPATNLKPEISSSTEFGADLRFFNGRLGIDATYYISNTVNQLLSLGKAPASGFLSQYINAGKIRNEGFEITLTGKPIKNGKLNWDITLNMARNVNTIIKLDPNIKSAFLSGGYGRTASPIVKEGGSYGDLVGYKWLRDAQGRFVVTAPDADGKNGGKPVSTATQDEKVGNFNPKLTAGLNNSFSYGNFVASFLIDARIGGQMTSGSQAILANDGNADYTTNFRDGGWIIPAVTTTGETNTTPINAETFWTTASGGRYSWAEFFTYSTTNVRLREITVGYNIPFGEKFFFKNARVSFVARNLFFIYRGYATLDIPGIAKRKLPFDPDVTLGSGNYQGVEYGTMPSTRSIGLNLKLSF; from the coding sequence ATGTTAAAAGAACTACGACCTTGGCTGCTGACTTTACTTGCAGTAGCCTTATTCACCGTTCCGATCTTTGCCCAGGATGTCACTGTAACTGGTACTATTCTGGATGAAAACGGAGCCGGATTGCCAGGTGCCAACATTCTTCTTAAAGGCACAACCCGTGGAACAAATTCAGATGGTGAAGGAAAATTCAGTTTGTCTATTCCATCTGCCGGCGGAACATTTATTATTTCTTCGGTTGGTTATTTACCAAAGGAATTAAATGTAAGTTCTTCTACTACCAACGTAAATGTTGGTCTGGAACCCGATGTAAGAAGTTTGAATGAAGTTGTTGTAACCGCTCTTGGTATTGAGCGCAGCGCGAAATCGCTGACTTATGCAACACAGCAAATTGCAGGAAAACAATTAACAGATAACCGTGATGCCAACTTTGTAAATACACTTTCCGGTAAAGTTGCCGGTTTGGTCGTTTCACAAGGTGCTGCTGGACCGGGTTCCGCAGCCCGCGTAATTTTGCGTGGTAACAGATCCATCACAGGTAATAATAATGCACTTTTTGTAGTTGATGGTGTACCTATTGACAATAGTTTGCTTGGTCAGGTTTCCAGCGATTTTGGTGGAAGCAACTCTTCGGATGGAGCATCAAATATCAACCCGGATGATATCGAGTCGATGAACGTATTGAAAGGTGCAGCAGCTTCTGCACTTTACGGTAGCCGTGCAGCCAATGGTGTTATTATGATCACGACCAAAAAAGGAAAAGCCGGTCAGATTTCTACAAATATTAATTCTGGTGTGACGATGGAATCTCCATTTTTACTTCCAAAATTACAGAACGAATATGGACAAGGAAGCGCAGGAGTGGCAGGAACCGGGGCAAGTAGCTGGGGACCAAAAACGACTACATATCCCAATAACATCAGCGATTTCTTCCGTCACGGTGTTTCTACAAATAACTCAATTGGTATCTCCGGTGGAACTGATAAAATTCAGACCTATACTTCTTACACCAATAATTATAACCAGGGCATTGTACCGACCAACAATTTGATGCGTCACACATTCAATATGCGTATCAGCAGCCAGGTTACCAGCAAATTATCTGTCGATGCAAAAATTACTTATGTCAATCAAAAAATTGACAACAAGCAGTTGACCGGAGAAGCCAGCAATGTAATGCAGCTTTATAAAATTCCGCGCAGTGTTGATTTGGATACTTATAGAAATTATGAAGGCAGTGACGGATATCCAACATATTGGACAACTTCGTCTATCTACACTAACCCTTTCTGGAATATTTATAAAAATACAGGACAGGAAAAAAGAAACAGAATTACGGCACTTGGTTCTGCCAAATATCAGCTTACAAACTGGTTAAGTGTTCAGGGCCGTATAAGTTATGACCGTTACGATGATGTGGTGACTAACAGAACTGCTAACAACAGTTTGGGAGGTTTGCCAGGTGGTTCTTACAGCGATTACCAAAACAATGTCTTGGAACGTAACCTTGACGTGCTTCTTTCTGGTAACAATAAACTTGGAAAAGACTTTTTGTTGTCATACAACCTGGGAGCAGGTCAAACACACAGAGAGTATTCTCAAATTGGTGGTAATGCAGGTGGTTTGACCGTACCAAACAGATTTGACCTTTCTTTCGCAAGAACGCTGACTAAGATTGCGGATTACTCGGAGAGAGAATTACAATATGTATTTGGAACAGCTTCACTTTCTTACAAAGATTTCATTACGATTGACGCTTCTGCCCGTAATGACTGGTCTTCTACGCTTCCAAAACCATATTCTTACTTTTACTCCTCTTTCAGCGGTAATGTAATTCTTTCAGAAGCATTAAAAATGCCTCAATGGATCAGTTTTGCCAAAGTACGTGGCTCGTGGGCTCAGGTAGGTGCTGACACGGATCCTTACCGTCTGAACCAGAATTACACGTTTTATCAGGGTGGAAATGGCGGAGGTTACATTTCAAGAGACAACACGCAGCCGGCAACAAACCTGAAACCGGAAATTTCATCTTCTACTGAATTTGGAGCTGATTTAAGATTCTTCAACGGAAGATTGGGTATTGACGCGACTTACTATATTTCCAACACTGTTAACCAGTTGTTAAGCTTGGGTAAAGCGCCGGCATCAGGTTTCTTGTCCCAGTATATCAATGCAGGTAAAATCAGAAACGAAGGTTTTGAAATTACCTTAACTGGTAAGCCGATTAAAAACGGAAAACTGAATTGGGATATAACGCTTAACATGGCAAGAAATGTGAACACCATTATCAAACTTGATCCAAACATTAAATCTGCATTCCTTTCAGGTGGATATGGCCGTACGGCTTCTCCAATTGTCAAAGAGGGAGGTTCCTATGGAGATCTTGTAGGTTATAAATGGTTGAGAGATGCACAAGGCAGATTTGTAGTAACTGCTCCTGATGCTGATGGCAAAAATGGTGGTAAACCAGTTTCAACAGCAACTCAGGATGAAAAGGTTGGTAACTTCAACCCAAAACTTACAGCCGGTTTGAACAACTCGTTTTCTTATGGAAACTTCGTTGCAAGCTTCCTGATCGATGCACGTATTGGCGGACAAATGACTTCTGGCAGCCAGGCTATTCTTGCTAATGATGGAAATGCCGACTACACGACTAACTTCCGTGATGGTGGCTGGATAATTCCGGCGGTAACTACAACCGGAGAAACGAACACAACGCCAATCAATGCGGAAACTTTCTGGACAACTGCTTCGGGTGGACGTTATTCATGGGCTGAATTCTTCACTTATTCAACCACAAACGTTCGTTTAAGAGAGATTACAGTAGGTTATAACATTCCTTTCGGAGAGAAATTTTTCTTCAAAAATGCACGCGTATCGTTCGTTGCCAGGAACCTGTTCTTCATTTACAGAGGTTACGCAACATTGGACATTCCGGGTATTGCAAAAAGAAAACTGCCATTCGATCCGGACGTAACCCTTGGTTCAGGAAACTATCAGGGTGTTGAATATGGAACTATGCCTTCAACCAGAAGTATTGGTTTAAATCTAAAATTAAGTTTCTGA